A genomic window from Cotesia glomerata isolate CgM1 linkage group LG7, MPM_Cglom_v2.3, whole genome shotgun sequence includes:
- the LOC123269906 gene encoding kelch-like protein 5 isoform X2, with the protein MKSSEMSKVEEEVLTLLKKDATTSEQSISSLMSSASTIQDENFRVAKHAEISLKCMENYLHKQQLTDIVLIAGDKRFSAHRLVLSASSEYFAAMFTSSLRESNQNEIELKKVDPDALWALIQYCYTGIIELREESVETLLATANLLQIDAVVKACCQFLIKQLHPSNCLGIRMFADTQSCGHLLNVAHNYATVHFMEVMKNHEFFLLSADDVAKLLESDDLNIPDEEIVFQALISWLQYDLDNRRKDAGRLLGLVRLPLLSPIFIADHIDENEIFKNERRAHELVMEALKYHLLPERRPLLQSCRTRPRKATVGQLLAVGGMDDHKGATSIDAFSPCDNTWKNLASMNGRRLQFGAAVVESKLIIVGGRDGLKTLDSVERLDFSTLKWSRLPPMNTHRHGLGVAILGGPLYAVGGHDGWGFLQTAERWDPNTQEWSLIAPMPQARSTVGVAVLNDKLYAVGGRDTNSCLNTVDCYDPHTNKWTRCAPMFKRRGGVGVGVANGCIYALGGYDVAAKGSNACRYDSVERYDPKTDTWTMVAPMSVARDAVGVCLLGDQLFAVGGYDGQQYLTLVETYDPILNEWHQVSPLRTGRAGPCVILKDPIG; encoded by the exons ATGAAGAGTTCCGAAATGAGTAAAGTTGAGGAAGAGGTACTCACATTACTGAAAAAAGATGCTACAACTAGTGAACAGAGTATTTCTAGCTTAATGTCCAGTGCTTCAACAATCCAAGATGAAAATTTCCGGGTGGCTAAGCACGCAGAGATAAGTTTAAAATGCAtggaaaattatttgcatAAGCAACAGCTTACTGATATTGTTTTAATTGCcg gTGACAAACGTTTCTCAGCGCATCGACTAGTGCTTAGTGCTAGCTCGGAATACTTTGCTGCAATGTTTACTAGCTCGTTACGAGAATCGAATCAAAATGAAATAGAACTGAAAAAAGTTGACCCTGATGCTCTATGGGCTTTGATTCAATATTGTTATACag gaatcaTAGAATTGCGAGAAGAGAGCGTAGAAACTCTTTTAGCAACGGCTAATTTATTGCAAATAGATGCTGTCGTGAAAGCTtgttgtcaatttttaataaaacagctTCATCCTAGCAATTGTCTGGGCATACGTATGTTTGCTGATACTCAGAGTTGTGGACATTTGTTGAATGTCGCTCACAATTATGCAACCGTACACTTTATGGAAGTAATGAAGAACCATGAGTTTTTCTTATTGTCTGCTGACGACGTTGCTAAGCTATTAGAATCCGATGACTTGAACATTCCAGATGAAGAAATTGTATTTCAGGCGTTGATAAGTTGGCTTCAATATGATTTGGATAATCGGCGTAAAGATGCTGGTAGACTTTTAGGATTAGTGCGATTACCTTTACTGTCACCTAtt TTTATAGCTGATCACATAGATGAAAacgagatatttaaaaatgaacgaCGAGCTCATGAATTGGTAATGGAAGCTCTAAAGTATCATTTACTACCTGAACGTCGTCCTCTACTTCAGTCATGCCGTACACGACCCCGTAAAGCCACCGTAGGACAATTGTTAGCAGTCGGCGGAATGGACGATCACAAAGGTGCAACGTCAATAGACGCATTTTCTCCTTGTGATAACACTTGGAAAAATTTAGCAAGCATGAATGGCCGTCGTTTGCAATTCGGAGCAGCTGTAGTCGAATCTAAGCTGATTATCGTAGGTGGTCGTGATGGTTTAAAGACTTTAGACAGTGTTGAGAGATTAGACTTTTCAACGCTTAAGTGGAGTAGACTACCACCAATGAATACTCATCGTCACGGGCTAg gtGTAGCTATACTTGGAGGACCTTTGTATGCTGTCGGTGGTCATGATGGATGGGGTTTTTTGCAGACAGCAGAGAGATGGGATCCCAATACTCAAGAGTGGAGTTTGATTGCTCCAATGCCACAAGCAAGATCTACTGTTGGAGTAGCAGTTCTTAATGATAA attatatgCTGTGGGTGGAAGAGACACTAATTCATGCCTAAATACAGTAGACTGTTATGATCCTCATACCAACAAATGGACAAGGTGCGCACCAATGTTCAAACGAAGAGGAGGTGTAGGTGTTGGAGTGGCTAATGGTTGTATTTATGCTCTCGGTGGTTACGATGTTGCTGCCAAAGGTTCTAATGCTTGTCGTTATGATAGTGTTGAGAG GTATGACCCTAAAACTGATACTTGGACGATGGTTGCTCCAATGAGTGTTGCTCGCGATGCCGTCGGTGTCTGTCTACTGGGTGATCAATTATTTGCAGTTGGAGGCTACGACGGACAGCAATATCTCACTCTTGTCGAGACTTATGATCCGATTCTTAATGAATGGCATCAG GTATCGCCGCTCAGAACTGGAAGAGCAGGACCTTGTGTTATTCTCAAAGATCCCATcggctaa
- the LOC123269906 gene encoding kelch-like protein 5 isoform X1 produces the protein MKSSEMSKVEEEVLTLLKKDATTSEQSISSLMSSASTIQDENFRVAKHAEISLKCMENYLHKQQLTDIVLIAGDKRFSAHRLVLSASSEYFAAMFTSSLRESNQNEIELKKVDPDALWALIQYCYTGIIELREESVETLLATANLLQIDAVVKACCQFLIKQLHPSNCLGIRMFADTQSCGHLLNVAHNYATVHFMEVMKNHEFFLLSADDVAKLLESDDLNIPDEEIVFQALISWLQYDLDNRRKDAGRLLGLVRLPLLSPIFIADHIDENEIFKNERRAHELVMEALKYHLLPERRPLLQSCRTRPRKATVGQLLAVGGMDDHKGATSIDAFSPCDNTWKNLASMNGRRLQFGAAVVESKLIIVGGRDGLKTLDSVERLDFSTLKWSRLPPMNTHRHGLGVAILGGPLYAVGGHDGWGFLQTAERWDPNTQEWSLIAPMPQARSTVGVAVLNDKLYAVGGRDTNSCLNTVDCYDPHTNKWTRCAPMFKRRGGVGVGVANGCIYALGGYDVAAKGSNACRYDSVERYDPKTDTWTMVAPMSVARDAVGVCLLGDQLFAVGGYDGQQYLTLVETYDPILNEWHQVHTFSFILFQATLISNYYYLALNLFA, from the exons ATGAAGAGTTCCGAAATGAGTAAAGTTGAGGAAGAGGTACTCACATTACTGAAAAAAGATGCTACAACTAGTGAACAGAGTATTTCTAGCTTAATGTCCAGTGCTTCAACAATCCAAGATGAAAATTTCCGGGTGGCTAAGCACGCAGAGATAAGTTTAAAATGCAtggaaaattatttgcatAAGCAACAGCTTACTGATATTGTTTTAATTGCcg gTGACAAACGTTTCTCAGCGCATCGACTAGTGCTTAGTGCTAGCTCGGAATACTTTGCTGCAATGTTTACTAGCTCGTTACGAGAATCGAATCAAAATGAAATAGAACTGAAAAAAGTTGACCCTGATGCTCTATGGGCTTTGATTCAATATTGTTATACag gaatcaTAGAATTGCGAGAAGAGAGCGTAGAAACTCTTTTAGCAACGGCTAATTTATTGCAAATAGATGCTGTCGTGAAAGCTtgttgtcaatttttaataaaacagctTCATCCTAGCAATTGTCTGGGCATACGTATGTTTGCTGATACTCAGAGTTGTGGACATTTGTTGAATGTCGCTCACAATTATGCAACCGTACACTTTATGGAAGTAATGAAGAACCATGAGTTTTTCTTATTGTCTGCTGACGACGTTGCTAAGCTATTAGAATCCGATGACTTGAACATTCCAGATGAAGAAATTGTATTTCAGGCGTTGATAAGTTGGCTTCAATATGATTTGGATAATCGGCGTAAAGATGCTGGTAGACTTTTAGGATTAGTGCGATTACCTTTACTGTCACCTAtt TTTATAGCTGATCACATAGATGAAAacgagatatttaaaaatgaacgaCGAGCTCATGAATTGGTAATGGAAGCTCTAAAGTATCATTTACTACCTGAACGTCGTCCTCTACTTCAGTCATGCCGTACACGACCCCGTAAAGCCACCGTAGGACAATTGTTAGCAGTCGGCGGAATGGACGATCACAAAGGTGCAACGTCAATAGACGCATTTTCTCCTTGTGATAACACTTGGAAAAATTTAGCAAGCATGAATGGCCGTCGTTTGCAATTCGGAGCAGCTGTAGTCGAATCTAAGCTGATTATCGTAGGTGGTCGTGATGGTTTAAAGACTTTAGACAGTGTTGAGAGATTAGACTTTTCAACGCTTAAGTGGAGTAGACTACCACCAATGAATACTCATCGTCACGGGCTAg gtGTAGCTATACTTGGAGGACCTTTGTATGCTGTCGGTGGTCATGATGGATGGGGTTTTTTGCAGACAGCAGAGAGATGGGATCCCAATACTCAAGAGTGGAGTTTGATTGCTCCAATGCCACAAGCAAGATCTACTGTTGGAGTAGCAGTTCTTAATGATAA attatatgCTGTGGGTGGAAGAGACACTAATTCATGCCTAAATACAGTAGACTGTTATGATCCTCATACCAACAAATGGACAAGGTGCGCACCAATGTTCAAACGAAGAGGAGGTGTAGGTGTTGGAGTGGCTAATGGTTGTATTTATGCTCTCGGTGGTTACGATGTTGCTGCCAAAGGTTCTAATGCTTGTCGTTATGATAGTGTTGAGAG GTATGACCCTAAAACTGATACTTGGACGATGGTTGCTCCAATGAGTGTTGCTCGCGATGCCGTCGGTGTCTGTCTACTGGGTGATCAATTATTTGCAGTTGGAGGCTACGACGGACAGCAATATCTCACTCTTGTCGAGACTTATGATCCGATTCTTAATGAATGGCATCAGGTACACACCTTTagctttatattatttcaagctacattaatatctaattattattacttagctcttaatttatttgcttag